The Erythrobacter litoralis HTCC2594 nucleotide sequence TTGCCGAAGACTGGAAGGCTGTACTCGGCGGGATTGCCGACGAAGGTGTGGTCCGAAATCTTTCGCGCGCACCGTGGCCTTATGCTGCGACGGATGCGCAGTCGTTTGTCGCCATGGACATCGCCCCGAAACATCCGCGCTTTCTGATTACACGTGCGCGCGATGCGGCGTTGATCGGTTGCATCGGTATCGATGCCCAAGGCGTCGATACGGAACTGGGCTATTGGATAGCGCGACCGTTCTGGGGACAGGGCTTTGCGACGGAGGCAGGCCGAGCGGTTCTCGAGATTGCGCAGGCTCTGGGCCATACCCGGATCGTGGCAAGTCAT carries:
- a CDS encoding GNAT family N-acetyltransferase; the protein is MRREAMFHRSERLFLRPPFAEDWKAVLGGIADEGVVRNLSRAPWPYAATDAQSFVAMDIAPKHPRFLITRARDAALIGCIGIDAQGVDTELGYWIARPFWGQGFATEAGRAVLEIAQALGHTRIVASHFLDNPASGKVLSKLGFQPTGRIVERHSCGRGEPAATAEYALDLREMPTVTRVAA